The following proteins come from a genomic window of Daphnia carinata strain CSIRO-1 chromosome 8, CSIRO_AGI_Dcar_HiC_V3, whole genome shotgun sequence:
- the LOC130700133 gene encoding probable ATP-dependent RNA helicase DDX4 isoform X2 gives MNWAAYSVPVMNILLKQGVAGASHAMGQKPEVVIVAPTRELAIQIHRDACKFSYNSVLQSVIIYGGTVTSHQWSNLQARCNTLVATVEYLTSRVSGFKFWTKLIERLIWVSAPVLKKWSTIQRKESIVFVCFRLHSQMKYKRWLRLTWKTTYSSKQALSVAPIRLLNSCFSSARKEMRAKLIEVLQDLGDSKTIVFVDSKKAGVFVAGVLCNNNLQSTSIHGDRLQSQREQALRDVKNDIVGVNYVVNDDEPTDIEEYVHRVGRMGRVGNVRKSIRS, from the exons atgaactgg gcggcgtactcggtaccggttatgaacatattgttaaaacaaggtgttgctggtgcctctcatgccatggggcaaaagccagaagttgtaattgtcgcacccactcgtgaattggccattcaaattcaccgtgATGcatgtaaattctcctacaattctgTATTAcagtctgtgattatatatggaggaactgtcacgagccatcagtggtcaaatcttcaagctagGTGCAATACTCTAGTCGcgaccgtggagtatttgacTTCACGGgtgtcaggttttaaattttggacgaagctgatcgaaagATTGATATGGGTATCGGCCCCAGTGTTGAAAAAATGGTCAACCATCCAAcgaaa ggaatccatcgtgtttgtatgttttcggctacattcccagatgaagtacaagcgctggctgcgacttacatggaagactacatattcgtcaaaacaggcattgtcggtggcaccaatccggctgttgaacagctgtttttccagtgctcgaaaagagatgagagctaagctgatcgaagttttacaagatctcggtgattccaagactatcgtttttgtcgacagcaaaaaggCGGGGGTTTTCGTCGCTGGAGTCTTGTGCAATAACAatttacaa tctaccagcatccatggtgatcgTCTTCAGAGTCAGCGTGAGCAAGCGCTTCGTGACGTCAAAAATG atatTGTCGGCGTAAACTATGTCGTAAATGATGACGAGCCAACTGATATTGAAGAGTATgttcatcgtgttggtcgaaTGGGCCGCGTTGGAAATGttagaaaatcaataaggtCTTAA
- the LOC130700133 gene encoding probable ATP-dependent RNA helicase DDX4 isoform X1 — MNWAAYSVPVMNILLKQGVAGASHAMGQKPEVVIVAPTRELAIQIHRDACKFSYNSVLQSVIIYGGTVTSHQWSNLQARCNTLVATVEYLTSRVSGFKFWTKLIERLIWVSAPVLKKWSTIQRKESIVFVCFRLHSQMKYKRWLRLTWKTTYSSKQALSVAPIRLLNSCFSSARKEMRAKLIEVLQDLGDSKTIVFVDSKKAGVFVAGVLCNNNLQSTSIHGDRLQSQREQALRDVKNGIRNILARGLDIVGVNYVVNDDEPTDIEEYVHRVGRMGRVGNVRKSIRS, encoded by the exons atgaactgg gcggcgtactcggtaccggttatgaacatattgttaaaacaaggtgttgctggtgcctctcatgccatggggcaaaagccagaagttgtaattgtcgcacccactcgtgaattggccattcaaattcaccgtgATGcatgtaaattctcctacaattctgTATTAcagtctgtgattatatatggaggaactgtcacgagccatcagtggtcaaatcttcaagctagGTGCAATACTCTAGTCGcgaccgtggagtatttgacTTCACGGgtgtcaggttttaaattttggacgaagctgatcgaaagATTGATATGGGTATCGGCCCCAGTGTTGAAAAAATGGTCAACCATCCAAcgaaa ggaatccatcgtgtttgtatgttttcggctacattcccagatgaagtacaagcgctggctgcgacttacatggaagactacatattcgtcaaaacaggcattgtcggtggcaccaatccggctgttgaacagctgtttttccagtgctcgaaaagagatgagagctaagctgatcgaagttttacaagatctcggtgattccaagactatcgtttttgtcgacagcaaaaaggCGGGGGTTTTCGTCGCTGGAGTCTTGTGCAATAACAatttacaa tctaccagcatccatggtgatcgTCTTCAGAGTCAGCGTGAGCAAGCGCTTCGTGACGTCAAAAATGGTATTAGGAATATTCTCGCTCGTGGTCTAG atatTGTCGGCGTAAACTATGTCGTAAATGATGACGAGCCAACTGATATTGAAGAGTATgttcatcgtgttggtcgaaTGGGCCGCGTTGGAAATGttagaaaatcaataaggtCTTAA